A genomic window from Glycine soja cultivar W05 chromosome 10, ASM419377v2, whole genome shotgun sequence includes:
- the LOC114371285 gene encoding uncharacterized protein LOC114371285 — protein MVISDQWSSYKEDDVAKAKFVKDTLLDDKLWDKVDYILSFTSPIYDVLRRTDTKASSLHLVYEMWDSMIEKVKNAIYQYERNESEGSTFYEVVHSILIDRWTKSNTLIHCLAHSLNPRYYSHEWLSEDSNRVPPHQDMELTRERLKCFKRFFLDVDVRRKMNIEFTNFSDGREGFDDLDSLNDRGQMDPKAWWLIHGINAPILQKIALKLLAQPCSSSCCERNWSTYSFIHSLKRNKMAPHRVEDLVFVHSNLRLLSRNTPQYHQEETKMWDVAGDDFGSLDDCGILEIVSLSLDEPELEGVFFNDDC, from the exons ATGGTCATTAGTGACCAATGGTCTTCTTATAAGGAAGATGATGTTGCAAAGGCTAAATTTGTGAAAGATACTTTGTTGGATGATAAATTGTGGGATAAGGTTGattatattctttctttcactaGCCCTATCTATGATGTTCTTAGAAGAACGGATACAAAAGCTTCATCTCTCCATCTAGTATATGAGATGTGGGATTCAATGATTGAAAAGGTGAAGAATGCCATATATCAATATGAGAGAAATGAGAGTGAAGGATCAACCTTTTATGAGGTAGTGCACTCTATATTAATTGACCGTTGGACTAAGAGTAACACTCTTATCCATTGTTTAGCTCATTCTTTAAATCCTAG ATATTATAGTCATGAATGGTTAAGTGAAGATTCTAATCGAGTTCCCCCACATCAAGACATGGAACTCACTCGTGAAAGATTAAAATGCTTCAAGAGGttctttcttgatgtggatgtaagGAGGAAAATGAATATTGAGTTTACCAACTTCTCGGATGGAAGAGAAGGTTTTGatgatcttgattctttaaaTGATAGAGGTCAAATGGATCCAAAAGCTTGGTGGCTAATTCATGGCATTAATGCTCCAATACTTCAAAAGATTGCCCTTAAGCTACTTGCGCAACCTTGTTCATCTTCTTGTTGTGAAAGGAATTGGAGtacatattcatttatccattctttaaagagaaacaagatgGCACCACATAGAGTTGAAGATTTAGTATTTGTTCATAGCAACCTACGACTTCTCTCAAGGAATACTCCACAATATCATCAAGAGGAAACTAAAATGTGGGATGTAGCTGGAGATGATTTTGGGTCACTTGATGATTGTGGTATTCTTGAAATTGTTAGTTTGTCTTTAGATGAACCAGAGTTAGAGGGTGTCTTTTTCAATGATGATTGCTAG